GCTCACCGCGACCCGCGCGTCATGGCGCGCCTGCTGCGCCGCGCGCTGGGCGACGCCCTGCGCCAGCTGCAGGGCCTGACGCCCGAGCAGCTCGTGGAACAGCGCGTGCAACGCGTGCTGTCCTACGGCGCCTTCCAGGAAGTGCGCGCCTGAGCGATGCGCGCGCGCCGGCCTGCGCCGGCGCCGCGGCCGCCACCGGCCCGCGCCCGCCGCCATGACCTCGCCGTCCCCCGCGCCCGCTTCACCCGCCGCGGGGACTGCTTTCCCCCATCCCGTCTCGCCTGACCTGAGCGCGGCCCTGCGCCGCGCCCTGCAAGCCCTGCCGCAGCCGCCCGGGCGTTTCGCCGTGGCCGTCAGCGGCGGCGCCGACTCGGCCATGCTGGCGCTGCACGCGGCCGCCGTGGCGCGCGAGCTCGGCGCCGGCCTGGTGCTGCTGCATGTGCATCACGGCCTGCAGGCCGCCGCCGATGGCTGGCAGGACCAGGTCGAAGCACTCGCTGGCCTGCTGGGGCTGCCGCTGCGGCAGGCCCGGGTCGAGGTCGACGCGGCCGGCGGCAAGGGCATCGAGGCCGCCGCCCGCGACGCCCGCTACGCGGCGCTGGCGCGGCTGGCGGCGGACGAAGGCGTCGGCCTGATCCTGCTGGCGCACCATCGCAATGACCAGGCCGAGACCGTGCTGCTGCGCCTGCTGCGCGGCACCGGGCTGGCCGGCATGGCGGCCATGGCGCCGCTCACGTCGCGTGACGGCCTGGCTTATCTGCGGCCGTGGCTGGAGCAGGACCGCGAAACGATCCTGCGGGCCGCGCGGCAATTCGCCGCCGCCAGCGGCTGGCAACCGGTGCAGGACCCCACCAATGCCGACCCGCGCTACACCCGCGGCGCGCTGCGCGCGCTGCTGGCGCCGGTGCTCGATGCGCGCTGGCCCGGCTGGCGCGCCATCGTCGCCCGCCATGCGCGCCACATGGCCGAGGCCGGCGAGATCCTGGACGAGGTGGCGCGCGACGACTTCGCCGCGCTCGAACCCGACGCCGACGGCGTCAGCTTTTCGCTGGCGGCCTGGCGCCAGCTGTCGCCGGCGCGCCAGGTCCACGTGCTGCGCCACTGGCTCGAACGCAATGGCGCCCGCATGCCGACCGAGGCGCGCATGAACGACCTGCTGCGGCAGTTGCGCGGCCTGCACAGCCTGGGGCATGACCGCCAGCTGCGGGTGGAGCAGGCCGGCCACGTGATCCGCTGCCATCGCGGGCGGGTCTGGATCGAGCCGCGGCCGGCGCCCTGACCTCGGCGCCGGCGCGGGCTTGGCCCGTGACGGCGGTCGTCGCGCGATCTCCCCGATCCCGCGGCGCCGGCCGCCACCCGCCGCGCGAGAAACGGCAGCTGGTGGGAGAAAATCCCGGGCGAAACGACATTTTTCCCGAAAAAACGACCGTTCCCTGGAAAGAAAATTCCATGGCCTGCGCAAATTTTCACCGTCGGGATAGAATATGAGGTTTTGCCCGTCAACACTCTTGCGGCGGGTCCCCAGCCAGAGTACGAGATGTCCCTGATCGTTCATAAATATGGCGGTACTTCGATGGGCTCGGTCGAGCGCATCCGGAACGTGGCGCGACGCGTCGCGAAGTGGCACGCTGCCGGCCACCAGGTTGTCGTGGTGCCGTCGGCCATGGCAGGCGAAACCAATCGCCTGCTGGGCCTGGCGCGCGAGATTACGCCCCAACCCGACGCGCGCGAGCTCGACATGATCGCCGCCACCGGCGAGCAGGCCAGCAGCGGCCTGTTGGCCATCGCGCTGCAAGCCGAAGGCGTCGCCGCCCGCAGCTACGCGGGCTGGCAAGTGCCGGTGCGCACCGATTCGTCGTTCACCAAGGCCCGCATCACGTCGATCGACGACGCCCGCATCCGCGGCGACCTCGACGCCGGCCGCGTGGTCATCGTCACCGGCTTCCAGGGCGTGGACCCTGACGGCCACATCACCACCCTGGGCCGTGGCGGCTCCGACACCTCGGCCGTGGCCGTGGCGGCGGCGCTCAAGGCCGATGAATGCCTGATCTACACCGATGTGGATGGCGTCTACACGACCGATCCGCGGGTGGTGCCCGAAGCGCGCCGCATGGCCGTCGTTTCCTTCGAGGAAATGCTGGAAATGGCCTCGCTGGGCTCCAAGGTCCTGCAGATCCGCTCGGTCGAATTCGCCGGCAAATACCGTGTGCCGACGCGAGTGCTGTCCTCGCTGACCGACCCGCTCATCCCGCTCGACGAAGAAATGCGTTCGGGCACGCTGATTACTTTTGAGGAAGACGAAAAAATGGAAGCCGCCGTTGTCTCCGGCATCGCCTTCAGCCGCGACGAAGCCAAAATCACCCTGTTGGGCGTGCCCGACAAGCCCGGCATCGCCTTCTCGATCCTGGGCCCGGTCGCCGCCGCCAACATCGACGTCGACATGATCGTGCAGAACCAGTCCGTGGCTGGCACGACCGATTTCTCGTTCACCGTGAACCGCAACGAGTTCGCGCGTGCCGTCGACCTGCTCAAGCGCGAAGTCATCCCCGCCGTGGGCGCGCGTGAACTGTCGACCGACGAGAAGGTCGCCAAGGTCTCGATCGTCGGCATCGGCATGCGCTCGCACGTCGGCGTGGCCAGCCTGATGTTCCAGACGCTTTCGCAGGAAGGCATCAACATCCAGATGATCAGCACCAGCGAAATCAAGACCTCGGTCATCATCGACGACAAGTACATGGAACTGGGCGTGCGCGCGCTGCACAAGGCCTTCGGCCTGGACCAGGCGCCCGCCGCCAAGGCCTGAGCGACGCAGGTCCGGCACGGTTTTTTTCACGTCCGCCGCATCGCGCGGGCAATAGTGTAAAAAGTCGTGCTAGAATCTCGTTCTCTTCGGAGATGTGCCCGAGAGGCTGAAGGGGCTCCCCTGCTAAGGGAGTATGTGGCTAAAAACTGCATCGTGGGTTCGAATCCCACCATCTCCGCCAGATTTCCAGCCTGGCATGCCAGGCTGGTAAGAAACCCGCAGAACGCAAGTTCTGCGGGTTTTTTCTTTGGGTTGCGTTTTCCCCGCTTGTACCTGGATAGCTCAATATACGCGCAGGTATTTTTGCGGGGACTGCGGGGGAACGCGTTCATAGACGCGAAAAGTACCCGCATATGATCGCCAGGGCTTGGACAGACGAACGGAGATCAAAGCCCGCATGGCAAGGCCCGGTGGAAGGACTACAGGCTGGTCGACGGCGGCGAGCTCTATCTGGTCAAGGCCGACGGCGGCAAGTAAAGGCGCTGCAACTATCAGTTCATCGAACGCAGATGTACGATGGCGATGGACGTCCATCTCGGCGTCAAGATGACGCGGCGCAAGACAAAAGAAGATCATCGCGTACAGATTGCTAGCTGACTTAGAGGTTGCGGCTCGATATATGTGAGCCAGGAAACTGGCAGCCGCTCGTTCAGTATGCATTTGCCAAGTGCTTGCGGCGCGGGGTGCTGGCCGGCCTTTTTTGTGCCCCCTCAGGTCAGCAGCATGAGTTTCGGCAAAGCACGATATGCCAGCTCGCGCAGCCGGACATCAATCATGAAGTCTATGGCCTGCCGGAGTACTTGGCCGCCTTCAACGCGGCATGGTTGAACAAGTCCGCCACGCTCTTCTGGCGCAAGTACTACCTGAACGGCAGTCACGCTGGGTTCATCATGTACCTGACCGACACCGTGACGGAAACCAGCTATGTCGATGACATCCGCGCCGCCATGAAAGATTCCAAGGGGCCGGGCAACTTCCGCAATCTGTTCGTGTACGCGCCTGGCGGCAAGAAGGACGGGATGCAGATCATCCCAGTTAGCGAAGTGGCCGCGCGCGATGACTTCTTCAACATCAAGAACGTGTCGCGCGACGACGTGCTCGCCGCGCACCGCGTGCCGCCGCCGCTCATGGGCCTGGTGCCGTCGAATTCTGGCGGCTTCGGCACGCCGATATCTGCTGCACAGGTCTTCGCGCGCAACGAGCTGGAGCCGCTGCAGGCCAAGTTCTTGGGAATCAACGACTGGCTCGGCCATGAAGTGGTCCGCTTCAAAGCCTACGTCATCCAGGGCGCGAGCGAGTAGCCGCGCAGCCAGTGGTCACGATCAGCCCCGCACTCGCGGGGCTTTTTTTTGCCGGTGCTCCGGCCAGCGCTCGGCGGCCGCGCGTCAACGCTGTTCGCCACGCTTGCGCCCTTGCTTGACCGCCAGGGGTTCGGTCAAACAGGGTTCGCCCTGCACGTATTCCAGCAGCCCTACGACGTGGTCAATGATGGCCTGTCGGTGGCGCAGGGTGGCGGCGTTTCGCAGGCCTGCTTCCAGCGCGATCAGAACGCGCTGCAGGCGCCAGATTTCCCAGGCCAGGGAGCACCCCTCTGGCGACGGGTTGCGGGCGTACAGCTCGCGTATGCGAGCCGCAGGCATGGGCGTGGGCGGGGGACGGTCGAGCATGGTCATGATGGCGCATCACATTACTGTATGAATATGCAGTAATGTGATGTGTCACCACCTCTGGCGCGCAGTCTTCCCCCCCTCCACGCCTGCGCGCTAAATAGGCAATAAATGACTCATGCCTGCGTCACCTCTCGGTTTCAGACTTTAAGCGGCTTAGCGGCGTACCATCAACCGCAGGAAAGTGACGCAAAGTGACGCAGTCGCGACGCATTTCACTAGCCTAAAAGCGGCCCCATCAACTGCATCACGGTTGCACGCCGTGATGTGAATGTATGAGCAGCCAGCAATTTCAGTAGCTGCGCCCGTATGTCAGCCGCATCGACCCCAGGAATTTGTGTGAGTAATCTATCCACGAGAGCGCTGACAATCGTTTTGGCACTCTCTCGCGGATTGTCAATAGATAGCCCGGGTAGCCAGTCGAGACGGATCGCTATGCTGTTATTGTTGTAATGAGCGCGCAGTGCATTGCGCGCTGCATCCCTGTTTGCGCGTAGATAGTTCACCAAACCTACTTCAGGGGTGAACGGAAGGAAAGATATCTGGTCCGACAGCCGATCTCTTATATCAATGATGTCCTGTTTTGTGGCATTTTCTAGAGCCTCTTCAGCGTCTGCATCGAGCACGACAAATCCTCTAGTAATCGCGGGCAGAAGACGCACCTGGGTGTCGAAGAATCGGAGAACGTTCACAATTCCGCCTACAGCGACGACGGAGAAACTCGGAACTATCTGCGCCGCAGAGTACTTTGCGGCGAGGAATTTTTGAGCGAACTGCTCGGTAACTACTCTTGCTGCATCATCCTCAACATAGATGATGACATCAGTCGCCGCTTCTTCGCGATCTGCCACCGCGCCGAGAACATAGGATGGGAAGCAGCCCCGAACCACATCAATGATTCCATTCTGTTGCGCCTGCAACATCAATATCTGCCGCCGCGCTACGCTCTTGATGAGAGTGGACGAATGTGTTGAGAAGATGATGGTTAGTTGCTTCTCATCGGCGATGGTGTGCAGATAGGCCAGTAGGGCCGATTGCGCAAGTGGGTGTAAGGCAAGCTCAAGTTCGTCGATTAGCACGAGGCTGCCTCGTTGGCAATCCTTCAACGTCTTTATCAGCTTCAATATGCAAAGCTCACCAAGACTAAGGTGGCGCTCTGAATAGTAGCGTTTAGGTTGATTTCTAGCGCCGGGAATCTCCAGCAAGAACGCGTCAGCGCCGACCCCTCGGCGTAGATTGACTACCTTCAAATTATCGAATTTGCTGGTATCGAAGATGCGGTTAACGGTCGCAATCAACGCCGGATCGGCCGCACGTATGCGCTGATGCGTAAATTCCTCAATGCGTGGTTCGATTCGTTCGGCATTGGCCGCAATGTAAAGGACGCTGGGATAGCCTAAGGACAGCAACGCCTTGCTGTGTGTTCTGGGAGTAGGCGACCAGCGCTTTCCGGCTGAGTACGTCACTGTACCCGCCGGGGTTTCATACGTAATCTTGGCGCCCTCTGAGGAATCGAGATTGTTCAATGAAAGTGCACGGGGAAAATGCATCCCGAACGCGTATCGATCACCAATACGCCGGAGGCATGCCAGCAAGGACGTCTTGCCACTTCCGTTGGTCCCGGTCAGTAGGTGTACCCCTTGCCCGGGTATAGTGAATTCAAGCCTAGAGATATGCCGCAAACCGCTGATAATGATCTTGCTCACGTGCTCGCTCCCGATTAGCCAATTACATGTATCGTAGTGTTGCTACACGTAAGATTAATTCAATTTTTCCGATGGAGCAGGATATAGCCCAGGAGTCACCTCGGGAGTGCCCAGTCGGGGCATATTCAGTCAGGTACTTTTGCGGGTACTTTTCCACAGAGATTTATAATTTGTTTTTATTATCAATATGTTGCGTATATAGTTGTAATCCCACCATCTCCGCCAGATTTCCAGCCTGGCATGCCAGGCTGGTAAGAAACCCGCAGAACGCAAGTTCTGCGGGTTTTTTCTTTGCGCGCGCGATTCATCGCGCGGCGGGCCGGCGCCGCGCCGGCTTTGAGAAAATTCTTGGTTTTGGCGGTAGGACGGAATTCTATGATCG
The window above is part of the Achromobacter deleyi genome. Proteins encoded here:
- the tilS gene encoding tRNA lysidine(34) synthetase TilS, which codes for MRRALQALPQPPGRFAVAVSGGADSAMLALHAAAVARELGAGLVLLHVHHGLQAAADGWQDQVEALAGLLGLPLRQARVEVDAAGGKGIEAAARDARYAALARLAADEGVGLILLAHHRNDQAETVLLRLLRGTGLAGMAAMAPLTSRDGLAYLRPWLEQDRETILRAARQFAAASGWQPVQDPTNADPRYTRGALRALLAPVLDARWPGWRAIVARHARHMAEAGEILDEVARDDFAALEPDADGVSFSLAAWRQLSPARQVHVLRHWLERNGARMPTEARMNDLLRQLRGLHSLGHDRQLRVEQAGHVIRCHRGRVWIEPRPAP
- a CDS encoding aspartate kinase; this encodes MSLIVHKYGGTSMGSVERIRNVARRVAKWHAAGHQVVVVPSAMAGETNRLLGLAREITPQPDARELDMIAATGEQASSGLLAIALQAEGVAARSYAGWQVPVRTDSSFTKARITSIDDARIRGDLDAGRVVIVTGFQGVDPDGHITTLGRGGSDTSAVAVAAALKADECLIYTDVDGVYTTDPRVVPEARRMAVVSFEEMLEMASLGSKVLQIRSVEFAGKYRVPTRVLSSLTDPLIPLDEEMRSGTLITFEEDEKMEAAVVSGIAFSRDEAKITLLGVPDKPGIAFSILGPVAAANIDVDMIVQNQSVAGTTDFSFTVNRNEFARAVDLLKREVIPAVGARELSTDEKVAKVSIVGIGMRSHVGVASLMFQTLSQEGINIQMISTSEIKTSVIIDDKYMELGVRALHKAFGLDQAPAAKA
- a CDS encoding ATP-dependent nuclease, which produces MSKIIISGLRHISRLEFTIPGQGVHLLTGTNGSGKTSLLACLRRIGDRYAFGMHFPRALSLNNLDSSEGAKITYETPAGTVTYSAGKRWSPTPRTHSKALLSLGYPSVLYIAANAERIEPRIEEFTHQRIRAADPALIATVNRIFDTSKFDNLKVVNLRRGVGADAFLLEIPGARNQPKRYYSERHLSLGELCILKLIKTLKDCQRGSLVLIDELELALHPLAQSALLAYLHTIADEKQLTIIFSTHSSTLIKSVARRQILMLQAQQNGIIDVVRGCFPSYVLGAVADREEAATDVIIYVEDDAARVVTEQFAQKFLAAKYSAAQIVPSFSVVAVGGIVNVLRFFDTQVRLLPAITRGFVVLDADAEEALENATKQDIIDIRDRLSDQISFLPFTPEVGLVNYLRANRDAARNALRAHYNNNSIAIRLDWLPGLSIDNPRESAKTIVSALVDRLLTQIPGVDAADIRAQLLKLLAAHTFTSRRATVMQLMGPLLG